A window of Plutella xylostella chromosome 19, ilPluXylo3.1, whole genome shotgun sequence contains these coding sequences:
- the LOC105391368 gene encoding thioredoxin domain-containing protein 9 translates to MDQVIAQVAQNVEKQLDNELERLDALDKDDIEVIRQQRIAEMKKRASKKQEWMANGHGEYTEIGDEKEFFTVCNKSENVVCHFYKSDTPRCAIVDMHLKLLAKKHIETRFVKLDVERAPFLTGRLKIRVIPTIGLVKENKTKDFIVGFTDLGNRDDFTTEVLEWRIARSDVIEYSGDLTVPPAEARKQKILHIQSKKTIRGKQDSDSDDFSD, encoded by the exons ATGGATCAAGTTATAGCACAAGTCGCTCAAAACGTCGAAAAACAACTCGATAATGAACTTGAAag ATTAGACGCACTGGACAAGGATGATATTGAGGTGATAAGGCAGCAACGTATTGCTGAAATGAAGAAGAGGGCATCAAAGAAACAAGAATGGATGGctaat GGTCATGGAGAGTACACAGAGATAGGTGATGAGAAAGAGTTCTTCACTGTCTGCAACAAGTCGGAGAATGTGGTGTGTCACTTTTACAAGAGTGACACTCCGAGATGTGCCATTGTCGACATGCACCTCAAACTGTTGGCCAAAAAGCACATAGAGACCAGATTTGTGAAGCTGGACGTTGAGAGGGCACCATTCCTCACAG GACGTCTGAAGATCAGAGTGATCCCTACTATTGGTttggtgaaggaaaacaagACAAAGGACTTCATTGTTGGTTTCACAGATCTTGGTAACAGGGATGATTTCACAACTGAAGTATTGGAGTGGAGAATTGCTAG ATCTGATGTCATTGAGTATTCTGGGGACCTCACAGTGCCTCCGGCTGAGGCTCGGAAGCAGAAGATTTTGCACATTCAGAGCAAGAAAACTATCAGGGGTAAACAGGACAGTGATTCAGATGATTTTAGTGACTAG